The sequence GCTTTGCGATCGTATTGATGATCGGTATCGCTTCCTCTTTTTTCTCTGCGGTATTCATCACGCGCGTGATCGTATACTGGATGAGCAAGAAAGGTGAGCAAAGCAAGATTTCCTTCGCTTCGCCATTTGCCAAAAACCTGTTCAGCAACCTTAACATTGACTTCCTTGGGAAGCGTAAAGTGGCTTACTTGATTTCTACAGGGATCATCATCATCGGCCTTGCCTTTGCGGTGATCAATGGATTGAAATTTGGTGTGGATTTCACAGGTGGTCGTTCGTATATCGTGGAATTTGCCGAGCCGGTGGCTGCATCTGACCTGAAAACGGGATTGGACAAAGCCTTTGACGGCTCTGTAGAAGCCAAGACCTATGGCTCTAATAATGTCATCAAGATCACCACTTCCTACCTGATCAATGACGACTCCGATGAGGCCAACAGTGAAGTAGCGACCAAGGTCCGTGAAGGCATTGCCGATGTGACGGGCTTTAGTTTTGTGGATGAGGTAGCCCAGATGGGAGACAGTTCTTTTGCCATTACCGGTTCTTCTAAAGTAGGAGCGACGGTAGCAGATGACATTAAGAACTCCTCCATGGAGGCCATGTTCTTTGCATTGGTTGCGATCTTCCTTTACATCTTGTTAAGGTTCCGTAAGTGGCAGTATTCGCTGGCTTCTATCATTGCGTTGGCACACGACACCTTGTTTGTGGTGGCTGCTTTTGCGATTGCCAGTGCCTTTGGTGCGACATTCGAAATCGACCAAGTCTTTATCGCGGCGATGTTGACCGTTATTGGTTACTCCATAAACGATACCGTAATTGTATTTGACCGTATTCGGGAAAATATCACTAACCGCGGTACCTCGAAGTTGGTAAAAATGTTTAACGATGCCATCAACCAAACCATGGCCAGAACCTTGATCACGTCATTCACCACCTTGATCGTGGTGATTGTATTGCTGATTTTTGGCGGTGAAGTGTTGAGAGGATTCTCTTTTGCATTGTTTGTAGGGGTACTTGTCGGTACTTACTCTTCCATCTATATCGCTACGCCAATTGTCGTGGATCTGATGAAAAGAGAAATTGCCCAAGAAAAAGAAGAAGCCGAGAAGGTAGCCTAAGTTACCTGAGCTTTTTAGGCATATTTGGGGCACCCTGTTTGAGGACAGGGTGCCTTTTATTTTTATACATCATGGTGCCCTCCCCGTAGCCATAATCCGGCATCAATAGGTTTCTTTTATCATATTGAACCATTCATATAGCTAAAAAATACCATGATCATGGTATTTCCTCCCAGTTTCAAAGCCCGTAATTTAGCATATTGGAAAAATAAAAAGTAAAATCCTTTAGATTTTACGGAGATGGATTTAACGAAGGGGATCAAAAAATGAGTCAAATCGCGTATTTAGGGGTCATTCTTTGCAGTTTAGTGGGGGGTGTGATCTGCTATTTTTATAACAAACCAACTTACAAGTCTACCCACAAGCTACTGCTGATTACGCTCTTGTTTGTGTTTTTGCTAGAAGCAGTGGGTGAATATACCGCCAGTAAGCAGATCAATAATCTTTTGCTTTACAATGTCTGTTGGATATACATTGAATCATATCTCATCGTATACTATTTCTCCTTACTAGAGCACAAGAAAAAGCTACGGAGGCTGTACTTTGTCCTTTTTGGTGTAGCGATGGTCTGGGGGCTGTATAATTCCCTGTTTATTCAGCCGATTCAGACACATTTCCAGTATTACAGCTTACTTCCTATGGGCTTGCTGATTTTGGGATTATCGGTTCGGTTTTTCTATAGCGTCATCAGGTTGGAGAAATATTCCCAGGCCGATTTGCTCAGTATTCCGCATTTGTGGATCGTGGCCTTTATTACTTTCTTTTATGTGGAGGCGCTTACTTTGTTTGGCTTTATGGAGTTTTATGCATCAGCGAATCTGGATATTATCATCGCCTGGACCAAACTGAACAGGATTATTGCCGGGGTCATGTACCTTTCTTTTGGCCTGGCTTTTTACACGCCCAATATATTTGAGAAGAAGCTGGCCTAACAAAGGAATTGGAGGGCTAATGTCCATAAATAGGTAAAAAAGGACTATTTTTCTAACACGATATAATTTATCACCAAAAAACATAAAATGATATGGCAAAAAAAAACAAGCTCACCAAAAAACAATTCAAAGCCGTTACCAGAAAGTACCGGAGCGAAGTGGGCAGTGGTAAGCCCGGCTTGGGTGTGAAAGGCGAAATCACGAACCAAACCCGCTGGATTTGGTTTGAAAGGGAATTGATCGAAAAAGTCCTTAAGCAAACCGATGAGTCCAAAGGCGGGATCAAGTTTTATTTTGGCGAATATGACGAAAGTTTTACCGAGTCTCTTGGGCCGGAGTATGTAGGGAGAATGATGCTGGCGATGGTTCCGTGTAACGAAGGTGATCTGGACAAAAAAGCTGCGGACATGAGAAATTTTGAAGCCATGACCCTCAAGGAAGATGATGGGGAAGATGAGGAAGATGAAGCTGAAAACGGAGGAAGACTCTGTCCTCCAAATTGTTAATGTTCTGAAAATTCGGTAAGGAAGTGACGGTAATTTTTAGCGATTGCTTACCGATATACCGTAGATTTAGCGATTTTTGGTGGTGGATTGCCCTTGGTCTTGGGCAGTTTACCACTGTTTTTAATTGATCATGTCATTTTATGGGATTTAACGTTTACTTATTTAGCATTCTCTTGGGGACGATCACTTGTGCGGGGGTGTTTTTTTTTCCTGAATTACGTACCAGAAGCGGTTCTCATAAATTGCTTTTTGGATTGCTCCTGACCGTGTTGATGTTTGAGTACGTAGCCAATTACTTGGTAGAAAAACATCATCTTCCGAATTTGGTGGTTTACAATGTGTTTTTTGTTTACTTGGAAACCATCCTTATTGTACTGTACTTCTACCGGTTGATGACGAAAAAAGGCAAGCGCTTGATCAGGATCGGATTGACTGCTTTTATACTTATTGGCTTGATAAACAGCTTGTTTGTTCAGGACATCATGGAGAAATTCCAAAACCTAAGCTTCGCCGTAGCGGTGTTACTGATCCTATCGTGTTGCATTTGGTTTTTTTTCGATATTTTCCGCCTCAAGCGCTATCAAAATGTAAACATCCTTTCTGTTCCCGAATTTTGGATTACCACTTCCATCCTATTTTTCTATAGCACAGGATTCGTATACTTTATGCCCATTCGGTATTTTGACACCATGGAGCTGCAACTGTTGGAATTATTGGGAAATGTAAACCGTTTTTTGGCGGGCTTGATGTACCTTATCTTTGGATTTGCCTATTATGCACCCTTGATCTTTAAAAAATAAGTAATATGAATTACGAACCTACACAGATTTTCTTCATTGTCTTCAGTGGGATTATCCTGATGCTTCTGATGAGTGGGTTCATCATCGTAATGGTATTGCTTCATCGCCAGCAGCAGCTTCGCAATCGCCAAAAGATGGAAAATCTTAAGGCAGAATATGACAAGACCATGCTGAAGGTAGAAAAAGAAATTCAGGACCAGACCCTTTCCTTTATCGGGCAAGAGCTGCATGATAATCTTGGTCAGATTCTTTCGCTGGCCAAATTGACATTAAACAGTCCAGACGAAGAGAATTATTCGGAGGGAAAGCGATTGATAAACCACGCCATCAAGGAGGTTCGTTCCTTGAGCAAGCGACTAAACCTCGATTGGGTGAAAGAAGTGAAGTTGGAGGATTTTATCCGTGGAGAGCTTCAAAAGATTGAAAAATCGGGTCTTTGCAAGACGCAATTTGAGACAAGCGCCCAATCGTTGGCGCTTGATCAGGATAAAAAGCTCGTCTTGATCCGCGTCATTCAAGAGTGCCTGAACAATATCATCAAGCATGCGGATCCTTCCATGGTCTATATTTCCCTGGACCAAAAGGATGACCGCTTGAGCGTCACGGTCAAGGATGATGGGAATGGTTTTGATGTGGAAGACAGCTCCAAAGGAATGGGGCTCCATAACCTAAAATCACGCATCGAAACCATTGGTGGAAAACTGACGGTCTCTTCAATTATAGGAATTGGCACAGAAATCAAACTTTTATTGCCGTTTGAATAGATAAAAGTTAAATTAGTAGCTGCAAACACCCTAAAGCAGCTTCAATCGATGACCAAAAAGCTCCCTTTTTCCACTGGATTTCTAAGAATAGGGCTGTAAATTTCCTTTGAACGGGCAGGCACGTTTGTAAATTTCGATACTGAGCAATTTCACCAACTGAATCATGATTCGTGTAGTTTTAGCCGACGACCATAAAATGTTTGCCAAGGGCATCGCCAACCTGCTTGAAAAAGAAGAGGACATTCAGGTGATGGGGGTGTTTACCAATGGCAAAGAGCTAGTGGAGTTTTTGAAGAAGGAGCAAGTGGACCTGGTGCTTACCGACATGAACATGCCCGGAATGGATGGCCTTGCGGTCATTCAGCAGATCAACAAAGAAAAGATAAAGGCTAGGCTCATCGTCTTATCCATGTATGATGATGAAGATATTTTCAAAAAATGCCAAAAACAAGGCGTAGATGGTTATGTGCTGAAAGATGCAGATCCCGACGAACTCATCTATACCATTCGGGAAGTGATCAACGGGCATCATGTCATGCATTTCCAGCGAGTGCTCAAGCAGGTGGACGAAGACCAGTATTATGATGCGTTTAAGCAGAAGTTTAAGCTTTCCCGCAGGGAGCTTCAGATCCTGTCGTTGATCAAGGATGGCCATACGAACCAGTCCATCGCTGATGAACTTTTTCTCAGCATCTATACCGTAGAAACCCATAGAAAAAATATTCATCATAAACTTGGCGTGAATACAGTCGTAGAACTGATGAAGAAAGCCTTGGAAATGAACCTATAAATGACACAACCGCTTAAGACAGGATTGGTAGGCTTTGGCAGAGTCGCTCAGACGATGCATGCGCCCTTGATCCACCAAGAACCATTGCTTGACTTGACAGCTGTGGTGGAAAGACACCATCAAAAGTCAAAGGAGAAATACCCGGCAGTTACCGTTTACAGAAGCCTGGAAGCATTGCTTGCAGAAGCTGACGTAGACCTAATCGTCATCTGCACGCCCAATGAATACCACTTTTCTCAAGCCAAAATGGCCTTGGAGGCGGGTAAACATGTGGTCGTGGACAAGCCCATCACCGTCAGCTCCAGTGAAGCAGAGGCCCTCCTTTCACTGGCCAAATCAAAAGGGAAACTGCTCTCTGCTTTCCAAAACCGCCGATGGGACGGGGATTTCCAGACCATCACCAAGCTCCTCCATGAAGGCACCTTGGGCAGGATCGTCCATTTCGAATCCCATTTTGATCGCTTTCGGCCTGAGCCTACTGAAAACTGGCGAGAACAGCAAGTTCCTGGAAGTGGGATCCTTTATGATCTTGGAGCGCATTTGATCGATCAGGCCTTGTTACTTTTTGGAAAACCAGAATGGGTATATGCGGAGATTTTAACACAACGAAGTGGGGTAGAAGCGGATGATTTCTTTGACCTGACGCTGATGTATCCCACCACCAAAGTGCGGCTCAGTGCCAGCATCCTGATGAATGCCCCATTACCAAAATTTCTGGTGTTGGGTGACAAAGGCAGCTATAGCAAGTATGGTCTGGATGTGCAAGAAGCTGCTTTTAAGGCAGGAATCCTCCCGGGAAGCGATCATTGGGGCGAAGAAGATCCTTCTTCCTATGGAAAGGTTTACCTCGAAGGAACGTCCTATCCTTATCCTACTGTAAAGGGTAATTATTTGGCCTACTATGAAAATATCGCTGAAACCATCTTGGGAAAAGCTACTTTAAAGGTAAAGCCAGAGGAAGCCATCGAAGTCTTGAAAGTCATCGAAGCAGCCCAAAAAAGCCATGCGGAAGGTAAGCGAGTGTACCTTTGATGTCCCTCATTACTGGGAGGAATCAGTTGATTGGCGAAGGGATTGGGGTGATGGTGCTATGGTGGATTGACTTTCCACGCGTGCTTTCAAGGCCTTGTTCATGGCTTCAAAACCATCTTTAGTGGAAGTGAGCAATTGCTTCTTGAATAAGGGAACCAGCCATCCGCTGAACGTTTCTTGATGCAGGAACAGGGTGTTTCCATTTGCCAAAGCCTGAAGCTGAAAGCTGTGCTCTCCATCAAAAAGTCCTTTTATCATCAACTTTCCCTTCCACCGAAATGCTTTGTTCGGGTTGATGGTCATGATCGTTGGCGTAAAAGTCATTCCGGGCAATTTAACCTTGATGCGACTGCCTTCAGCAAGGTGGCCGGAAAGTGACTTTACGAAAGGATTCCATTCAGGATAGCTGTTGGTATCCATGAGGATTTTCCAGACCTCCTGCGAGCTGGCATTGATTTCGATTTGGGTGGTAATTTTCATGTTGTATTCGTTTAGTACAACACAAAATTCAATAAAATACCTCAAAAAAGCCTTGATCTAGATCAAGAAAGGCAATTTTTACGAATTCGGCTGAACGTTTCAGGTGTCATCCCGATCATTGAAGCCAAATAATGCAGGGGAACTTCATTGAAAAGATGACGTTTGAATTGGAAAAGCTGCTGGTAACGCTCCTCGGCAGTCTTGGACAGCAAGCCAAAGACCCTATCCTCCAAGGTAATAAAGCATTTGGCTATAAAGAGCTTTTCCAGTTCGGGCCACGCAGGAAGCACCTCCGGAAGGGAACGATAGGCTTCTTGGTGAATGGTGTACAGGGTACATGATGAAATCGCCTGGATGTTGCGGCGGGCATTTTGGCCAAAGGCCAAACTGCTCAGGTCAGTGGTGAACTCTCCTGTGGAACTTATCCATTGGGTGACTTCCTTTCCATTTTCAGCCGTTTCAAATATCCTTAAATAGCCGCTTTTTAAGAAGCTTAGCTTGTGGCAGGGCTTTCCAGTTTGGGCATAAAAATCACCCTTTTCCATGGTCTCCATCCGAAACAGCTCCGCTAATTGCTCCAGTTGGGCTGTATTTAGCGGAAAATATTCCTTGAGGTAATTTTGAAGCTCAATTTTAGATTCCCCTGCGATCATCATTTCCAAAGGTTTACGGATGCACTACTGTTTTGTGGAAATTTCATAAAAAGAAAGCACAAATAGTAGCGATTGGACTGAGTTTTGCGTAAAGATTACAAACGATAACCACTTTTGATATGAAGCAGGTAATTTATGGAAGCCTTGTTGCCCTGGTACTTTTGAGTGCTTGTACCCAAGAAAAGGCAGTATCCCCGACCGGAACTTTTTATGCGGTGCTTCCCTGTGCCGATTGTCCGGGAATCAGTTATGCGCTTACCCTTCAGTCCGATTCCAGTTATACCGAAAAGATGGTTTATCAGGAAAGGAGCGAAGAGGTCATGGAAAAATCAGGCCATTTCACCATGCAGGAAGACGGATTATTAGCCTTGGAAAAGGAGGAATCTGAAGGCATGCGCCTTTTTCAGGTCCATGGTGACAGTCTTCAAATGCTTGACAGAGCAGGCAACCCCATCGAAAGTCCATTTTCTGACCGCTACTACCTGACCAAAGAGCAACCAGCATCATTTAGCATGGCATTGAAGAAAAAGTCCTTTATAGGTTTCAAAGCAAGGGGAAATGAGCCTTTTTGGTCTTTGGAGATGGATTTCAACAAGCAAATGGTTTTTAAGCCCATGGAAGGTGAGCCGTTCATTGCGCCCGTCCCAGAACCCGTCAGGCCACAAGATGTGAATGCAGTCAGCTATCGGGCAGATACGGAGAAGGGCAGCCTTCATGTAACGATCTTCAGAAAGAAATGCGAAGACACCATGTCCGGGGAAACGTTTGGTTATACCGTTAATATCCGTGTAAAGCAGGGTAAGGATGGTGAATTCCGTGGTTATATGGGATGTGGTGATTATCAGGGAGATTATCGTTTAAATGATATTTGGGCACTAGAGACCCTAGACGGGGAAGCGCTGATCAAAGAAGGTAAAAGCCCAAACCTCGAATTCAATCTCCGGGAAAATCGTTTCTTTGGCTTTGGTGGCTGCAATAGGATCAGTGGAGCACTGTCCATAGAAAATCAGCAGGTTGGTTTTGCCAAGGTGGTCACGACAGAGATGGCTTGTGACCATTTAGCAGCAGAGAAAGTTTTTGTAAAGCATATTACGGACCAAACCTACGATTTTAAGATCGATGGATTGACCTTGACCCTCAGCAATGATCAACATACCATGGTATTCAGAAAAATAGACTAGTGGGTATCGGTAAGGACATTCGCTAGAAGCGCTTGCAAAAACCAACGGCCAAATTCCAGGTGTTATAGCCACGTTTAATGTCCAAGGCAAAGGAAGGAAGGAGTTCCCATTGCTGGCCCATGTCGATGGCATATTCTGTTCCGACCCTAAAAACAGGCAAATTTTCGTGTTTTTCCAGTTCAATGCCCCCGCCACCAAATAGTGCCCAACGTTCTGTCAGCTCGTAATTGGCGACAAGCGCAAAGAGCATGGACCGCTCTCGCTCAAGGTCTTCATTTCGGATGATGTAATGTTCCAGCTCCCAATCCCACATCACACCAATTTCCCAACGCTCATGAACCTTTCTGAAATAATCGAAACCAACGGCCGGCACAAAATAGCCTCCTTCTGATTCTGTTTGGTCCAGATCGTCCCCTTGTGGGATCCAGGTATACCCGAGTGAAAATACTACTCGGTTGAGGGTTTCGTTTTCTGATGGTTCTTCCTCCTCTTGGGCCATGGCTTGGCCTGCGATGAGCAATATGAAAAAAATGATGGTAACCGAGTATTTTATGTTCATAGTGGTGAGGCTTATGCTGGTGCAACAGTGATGTTTAAGCCTAAAATAATTATTTACCCGCTAAAAATCACCTAAGCTGCCAGGTTAGCAAGGAGATTGGATGATTCTTTGCAAACTTATAAGGGAAGACCTTCTCTAATCAAGCGGGCAATTTCTGCCATTCCACGGTCGCTGGGATGCCTGGCCACTCCTTGATCTTCATATTCTCCCAACGCCATATTTTGATCATGCTCGCTGAGATGGGTAATGTCAATTAAGGTCCATCCTTCCCGTTCAGCAGCCCATTTTAGTTGGGCATTCATCACGGGATTGACCCAAAAGGTGGTAGTGACGACCACTTTGCTTGCTTCATCTTTTTTCAGGTAATCCACAAAATGAATCAATGCTTCTCCAAAATTGTGTTCTTTTACCTGATCCGTTTTGACATTTTCCCCTAACCGGACAATGACCAGCTCTGGATCAAATGCCTTGAGTGCAGCATATTGCTCAACATCCAATGTGGAAAAGTTAACCTCAAACGGATAGACATTTTCCCGAATGGCCTCGATGTCCGGGTTATAGGATTTTAGGGAATTGTAAAGAATGCTGAAATAATCATTTTCCGGTCTGCTGGCTGCCATTCCCCAGCCATTGTTCCAGCCAATATCTGGCGCAGGAGGATGGTAGGTGATGCTATTGCCGATGACCAATACTTTATCTACAAGCTTTTGTTTAGGGGCTGGATCGTCACAGCCTGTAAGGCCAAAAAGCATCATTGCCGAGCCACAGAAAAGAAGGAGTAGGGAGGAAAAAGATCGTTTCATTTTGGATGTTAACTTGCGAAATGTGATGTGCTAAATAAATTAATTTCTACAATAAAACCGATCCTCTAGGGCTTCTTTTAGCCTTAGGAACTGTTGCCATTTGGGATATTGGGTGACGTCATGGATGGCCATGACCTCGTCAAACATCTGCTGGGCGGTCTCATACTGCCCGTTGCGGAAGGCACGGAAGGCATGTTTCAGCAGCTGCAGAGCACGGGCAAGTTCCAGTTCCTTTTCAATTTGCTCACTTGCGAGCCGCTGACGGCTAAACGCCAAGCTTTCGGGGCTTACCTTGACACTAAATTCCCGAATGGGGGATTTCAGCACCAGGCCATTTAAGGTGGTACACCTGCTGAGGGCGACATAAGCCTGCCCTGCTTCAAAAGACCTGCTGATATCCAAAATGGCCCGCTCAAAGGTCAAGCCTTGGCTTTTGTGGACGGTGATGGCCCAAGCCAATTTAAGGGGAAACTGGATAAAAGTACCGATTACCTTGGATTCAAGATGTTCCTCTGCTTCATTGTACACAAATTCCACGTTCTCCCAGACCTCGCGATGAACCTCGTAGATAAAGCCACGGCGGTCCTCCACCTCGATCATATCATCGGTCATTTTGGTGACTTTACCGATCATTCCATTATAATACTTGGCATCGGGATTATTGCGCATAAAGATCACCTGCGCCCCGATTTTCAGGGTCAGGTCCACCGGGTCGAAAGGCGCCATGTTCAATGGAAAATCATCCTTTATTTCTGCCCGATAGGTGCGTGGTTCTTTTTTGAGCTCTGCTAGCTTCTGCCGGTTGATTTCGGCGATGGTGGCATTATGGGTGCCAATGAGAATATATTCCTCATCCAAGAGCCCAAAGCGATAATTTTTAGCCGTTTCATTCAATCGCTGAATGTCCGCAGGGGTGTGTTCACTTTCGCGGATTCGGTTGAGCAGGGCCTTAAACTGTTCGTCTTTTTGCCGGTAAATCTTCTGAAGCTCAATGTGCAGGGGCATTAGTGCTTGAAAAGCATGGGAGCTAAAGAAAAACCTGGAGCCGTAATGGGGAGCGAGATGCTCCCAATCCGTATTCCTGACCACCGGCGGCAGCTGGAAGGGATCTCCGATAAAGATCATCTGTACCCCGCCAAAAGGCAAATGCATTTTTTTTCGGTAAACGCGCAAAAGTTGGTCGATCACATCCAGCAGTTCCACGCGTACCATGGAGACTTCATCGATGACGAGCATATCCATCCGATTGATCAAGTCCCGATGTTTTTTACGGTATTGAAACTGCTCGAAAATGTTCAGGCCTTTACCCTTTTCTCTTTTCTTGGGCTGTAGCCTTGGATCTCCGGGCAAGAACAGCTGGCGAGGATCGATTTTAAAAAAAGAGTGGATGGTCTTTCCTTTGGCGTTGATGGCCGCTACTCCGGTAGGAGCTACTACGGCCATGTTTTTGTCTTGGTTAAGCTTTCGAAGGGTATGCAAAAAAGTAGTTTTCCCAGTGCCCGCCTTGCCGGTTAGAAATAAGGATTTATCCGAAAAAAGGGCGACCTCCAATGCATGGATAAACGCCTCGTTATCGGTGTCCAATCCCCTCGCCGAAAACGCTGTATATAGATATTCTTTTATGGAAAAGGCCATGAACAAAGTTAAGGAATGAATTTGGAAAACCTTGGCCAAACCTGTTACCGGGCAAATTGGCTATAAAGAAAAGGAGAACCTTATTCAAAGTTCTCCTTTCCACACACGGCAACTATATTATCTTGGAATCAAAATTCCCGGTAAGGGGCATCCAACAGTTCATTGACTTCCTCTTCCTTGAATCTTGCTTTTTCGGCATCCCAGTGGAGCGTCTTGTTAGGGAAACGACCTGCCAAGGTGCCCAAAAGAATGGTTTCGGTCAGTCGGGAGGCATAGGAGAAGGGTGCACTGCACTCGTCCTTGCCCAGACAGGCATCGACAAATTGGTGATAATGCTTTTTACCCTCACTGGCATAATCCCGGACAGGTTCGCCCAGATGCGCTGTACCGCTAAGGTCAAGTTCTTGGTAGGCATTATCCACAATGAGCTTGGGCAGCTGCATAAAGTGGGGAAGCAGCAATCTCCTTCCATCTTCACCGATGAACATGGCCCCTTGTGCAGGTAATTTTTCTCCATTGGGCAGTTTGAGGTCTTTGTGTTTTTCTGGCGCTCCGGGACCATCATACCAAACCCATTTTAAGGTCTCAGTGGTATGGGCGGTGCCCGGAAAGACGTAGGTTACCTCGTTGTTTTCTGGGAACCCAAAGCCTGTTGGCTTGCGACAATTGTTCTTGATCGTCATTGGCACATCCAGTTCAAGGGCATTGTAAGGGGTATCAAAAATATGTACGCCCATATCACCTAAAGTGCCACAGCCATAGTCCAGCACTTTTCTCCAATTTCCGGGATGATAATACCCTTCTTTATAGGCCCTTTCAGAAGAAGTGCCTAACCATAAATTCCAGTCCAAATTGGATGGTACAGGATCTGACCCTTCTGGGGCGGGACCGTCAAAACCCCAGTTTTTTGGCGACCATGCCCTTACGGTTTTTACTTTACCGATGATCCCATTGCGGATCAAGTGCGTCGCCAGCTGGTAATCATAAAAGGAGTGTACCTGAATGCCCATTTGGGTGGTGATATTATGGTCAGCAGCAAATTTCTTCATGGCCCTGGCTTCAGAGACATGATGGGTCAAGGGCTTCTGGCAATAGACTGATTTACCATTTTCCATGGCTAGCATAGAGGCAGGAGCATGGGTGTGGTCCGGTGTAGAAACCACTACCGCATCTATTCCGTCGGCCATGTCTTTGAACATTTCACGGTAATCTGCATAGGTCTTGGCATTGGGGTGCATGGCTTTGGCAGCAGCCAATGCATTTGTATCCACGTCGCATAAAGCCACCACATCGACCAATTCATGGCTGGAGATTGCCTTAAGGTCTTCCATGCCCATGTTCGATACGCCGATGTGGGCTGTCCGAAGCCTTTTTCCTTTGGCGAGGGACCATACCGATCCGGGAAGCATGGAAACCGCGGCCAAGGCTGCCGTA comes from Echinicola vietnamensis DSM 17526 and encodes:
- a CDS encoding sensor histidine kinase — protein: MNYEPTQIFFIVFSGIILMLLMSGFIIVMVLLHRQQQLRNRQKMENLKAEYDKTMLKVEKEIQDQTLSFIGQELHDNLGQILSLAKLTLNSPDEENYSEGKRLINHAIKEVRSLSKRLNLDWVKEVKLEDFIRGELQKIEKSGLCKTQFETSAQSLALDQDKKLVLIRVIQECLNNIIKHADPSMVYISLDQKDDRLSVTVKDDGNGFDVEDSSKGMGLHNLKSRIETIGGKLTVSSIIGIGTEIKLLLPFE
- a CDS encoding response regulator transcription factor, with protein sequence MIRVVLADDHKMFAKGIANLLEKEEDIQVMGVFTNGKELVEFLKKEQVDLVLTDMNMPGMDGLAVIQQINKEKIKARLIVLSMYDDEDIFKKCQKQGVDGYVLKDADPDELIYTIREVINGHHVMHFQRVLKQVDEDQYYDAFKQKFKLSRRELQILSLIKDGHTNQSIADELFLSIYTVETHRKNIHHKLGVNTVVELMKKALEMNL
- a CDS encoding oxidoreductase, translating into MTQPLKTGLVGFGRVAQTMHAPLIHQEPLLDLTAVVERHHQKSKEKYPAVTVYRSLEALLAEADVDLIVICTPNEYHFSQAKMALEAGKHVVVDKPITVSSSEAEALLSLAKSKGKLLSAFQNRRWDGDFQTITKLLHEGTLGRIVHFESHFDRFRPEPTENWREQQVPGSGILYDLGAHLIDQALLLFGKPEWVYAEILTQRSGVEADDFFDLTLMYPTTKVRLSASILMNAPLPKFLVLGDKGSYSKYGLDVQEAAFKAGILPGSDHWGEEDPSSYGKVYLEGTSYPYPTVKGNYLAYYENIAETILGKATLKVKPEEAIEVLKVIEAAQKSHAEGKRVYL
- a CDS encoding SRPBCC domain-containing protein, with the translated sequence MKITTQIEINASSQEVWKILMDTNSYPEWNPFVKSLSGHLAEGSRIKVKLPGMTFTPTIMTINPNKAFRWKGKLMIKGLFDGEHSFQLQALANGNTLFLHQETFSGWLVPLFKKQLLTSTKDGFEAMNKALKARVESQSTIAPSPQSLRQSTDSSQ
- a CDS encoding Crp/Fnr family transcriptional regulator, whose amino-acid sequence is MMIAGESKIELQNYLKEYFPLNTAQLEQLAELFRMETMEKGDFYAQTGKPCHKLSFLKSGYLRIFETAENGKEVTQWISSTGEFTTDLSSLAFGQNARRNIQAISSCTLYTIHQEAYRSLPEVLPAWPELEKLFIAKCFITLEDRVFGLLSKTAEERYQQLFQFKRHLFNEVPLHYLASMIGMTPETFSRIRKNCLS
- a CDS encoding copper resistance protein NlpE N-terminal domain-containing protein, which produces MKQVIYGSLVALVLLSACTQEKAVSPTGTFYAVLPCADCPGISYALTLQSDSSYTEKMVYQERSEEVMEKSGHFTMQEDGLLALEKEESEGMRLFQVHGDSLQMLDRAGNPIESPFSDRYYLTKEQPASFSMALKKKSFIGFKARGNEPFWSLEMDFNKQMVFKPMEGEPFIAPVPEPVRPQDVNAVSYRADTEKGSLHVTIFRKKCEDTMSGETFGYTVNIRVKQGKDGEFRGYMGCGDYQGDYRLNDIWALETLDGEALIKEGKSPNLEFNLRENRFFGFGGCNRISGALSIENQQVGFAKVVTTEMACDHLAAEKVFVKHITDQTYDFKIDGLTLTLSNDQHTMVFRKID
- a CDS encoding SGNH/GDSL hydrolase family protein, giving the protein MKRSFSSLLLLFCGSAMMLFGLTGCDDPAPKQKLVDKVLVIGNSITYHPPAPDIGWNNGWGMAASRPENDYFSILYNSLKSYNPDIEAIRENVYPFEVNFSTLDVEQYAALKAFDPELVIVRLGENVKTDQVKEHNFGEALIHFVDYLKKDEASKVVVTTTFWVNPVMNAQLKWAAEREGWTLIDITHLSEHDQNMALGEYEDQGVARHPSDRGMAEIARLIREGLPL
- a CDS encoding ATP-dependent DNA helicase, producing MAFSIKEYLYTAFSARGLDTDNEAFIHALEVALFSDKSLFLTGKAGTGKTTFLHTLRKLNQDKNMAVVAPTGVAAINAKGKTIHSFFKIDPRQLFLPGDPRLQPKKREKGKGLNIFEQFQYRKKHRDLINRMDMLVIDEVSMVRVELLDVIDQLLRVYRKKMHLPFGGVQMIFIGDPFQLPPVVRNTDWEHLAPHYGSRFFFSSHAFQALMPLHIELQKIYRQKDEQFKALLNRIRESEHTPADIQRLNETAKNYRFGLLDEEYILIGTHNATIAEINRQKLAELKKEPRTYRAEIKDDFPLNMAPFDPVDLTLKIGAQVIFMRNNPDAKYYNGMIGKVTKMTDDMIEVEDRRGFIYEVHREVWENVEFVYNEAEEHLESKVIGTFIQFPLKLAWAITVHKSQGLTFERAILDISRSFEAGQAYVALSRCTTLNGLVLKSPIREFSVKVSPESLAFSRQRLASEQIEKELELARALQLLKHAFRAFRNGQYETAQQMFDEVMAIHDVTQYPKWQQFLRLKEALEDRFYCRN
- a CDS encoding Gfo/Idh/MocA family protein yields the protein MKKRTFLKNTAALAAVSMLPGSVWSLAKGKRLRTAHIGVSNMGMEDLKAISSHELVDVVALCDVDTNALAAAKAMHPNAKTYADYREMFKDMADGIDAVVVSTPDHTHAPASMLAMENGKSVYCQKPLTHHVSEARAMKKFAADHNITTQMGIQVHSFYDYQLATHLIRNGIIGKVKTVRAWSPKNWGFDGPAPEGSDPVPSNLDWNLWLGTSSERAYKEGYYHPGNWRKVLDYGCGTLGDMGVHIFDTPYNALELDVPMTIKNNCRKPTGFGFPENNEVTYVFPGTAHTTETLKWVWYDGPGAPEKHKDLKLPNGEKLPAQGAMFIGEDGRRLLLPHFMQLPKLIVDNAYQELDLSGTAHLGEPVRDYASEGKKHYHQFVDACLGKDECSAPFSYASRLTETILLGTLAGRFPNKTLHWDAEKARFKEEEVNELLDAPYREF